In Triticum urartu cultivar G1812 chromosome 6, Tu2.1, whole genome shotgun sequence, the following proteins share a genomic window:
- the LOC125517416 gene encoding uncharacterized protein LOC125517416: protein MEAKKLKGAATMAALCVLLLLALLPREAAAKSEFCKCFDDCYSGCVNDNVPGYACDVFCANECSPNTNLQPGYGVGVGSAAATCRMACKIQICGHSAAAPTDAADADVCVQNCNRKLSQMAQTDYPPNRSVLGEEKKI from the exons atggaggcgaagaagcTGAAGGGGGCGGCCACCATGGCCGCGCTGTGCGTGCTCCTCCTCCTGGCGCTGCTGCCCAGGGAGGCGGCCGCCAAGTCGGAGTTCTGCAAGTGCTTCGACGACTGCTACTCCGGGTGCGTGAACGACAACGTGCCGGGCTACGCCTGCGATGTGTTCTGCGCCAACGAGTGCAGCCCCAACACCAACCTGCAGCCCGGCTATGGCGTCGGCGTCGGCTCTGCCGCCGCCACCTGCAGGATGGCCTGCAAGATACAGATCTGTGGCCACTCAGCGGCGGCGCCGACCG ATGCAGCTGACGCCGACGTCTGCGTGCAGAACTGCAACAGGAAGCTGAGCCAGATGGCCCAGACTGATTATCCGCCAAACCGCTCCGTTTTAggagaagagaagaagatttga
- the LOC125517457 gene encoding uncharacterized protein LOC125517457: MRRKMEAKRSRPPTIAALCVLLLLVLLPGEVAAKSKFCKCFEDCFPGCTNDDVPRFLCKVFCANKCSPNQAARGGDAMCRMACNKLDIEICGWLAAPTDAADAAICVESCNKKWSHN; this comes from the exons ATGAGGAGGAAGATGGAGGCGAAGAGGTCGAGGCCGCCCACCATTGCCGCACTGTGCGTGCTCCTCCTCCTGGTGCTGCTGCCCGGGGAGGTGGCCGCCAAGTCCAAGTTCTGCAAGTGCTTCGAAGACTGCTTCCCCGGGTGCACGAACGACGACGTGCCGCGCTTCCTCTGCAAAGTGTTCTGCGCCAACAAGTGCAGCCCCAACCAGGCCGCCAGAGGCGGCGACGCCATGTGCAGGATGGCCTGCAACAAGCTGGATATCGAAATCTGCGGCTGGTTAGCAGCACCGACAG ATGCAGCTGATGCGGCCATCTGCGTGGAAAGCTGCAACAAGAAATGGAGCCACAATTAA